A region from the Colwellia sp. PAMC 21821 genome encodes:
- a CDS encoding 2-dehydro-3-deoxy-6-phosphogalactonate aldolase, with protein sequence MKKFNIKKQFPLIAIIRGVLPEDVVRIAHILIDEGFTMVEVPLNSPDALNSIKRLVDEFITDKNTQYYVGAGTVTTAQKAKDVIATGANLMVTPNMNKEVIKLSVAAGCATFPGIVTPTEAFDALEAGATGIKIFPVSALGLDGFKALNSVLPKGTLCFPVGGIDPTVESMKPYIDLGAQGFGLGSALYKPTMSDDEIRKSAKAFFATFNTLVNA encoded by the coding sequence ATGAAAAAATTTAATATAAAAAAACAATTCCCATTAATCGCTATCATTCGTGGTGTACTGCCAGAAGATGTTGTTCGTATTGCTCACATATTAATTGATGAAGGCTTTACGATGGTTGAGGTGCCACTGAACAGTCCTGATGCGCTTAATAGTATTAAGCGTTTAGTAGATGAGTTTATAACCGACAAAAATACGCAATATTATGTTGGTGCTGGTACAGTTACTACTGCGCAAAAAGCGAAAGATGTTATTGCAACAGGTGCAAACTTAATGGTTACACCTAATATGAATAAAGAGGTTATTAAACTTTCTGTTGCAGCGGGCTGTGCAACTTTTCCAGGTATTGTAACGCCAACTGAAGCATTTGATGCGCTAGAAGCAGGCGCAACAGGCATTAAAATATTCCCTGTTTCTGCCTTAGGTTTAGATGGCTTTAAAGCCTTAAACTCTGTGTTGCCAAAAGGTACTTTATGTTTTCCTGTCGGTGGCATTGATCCAACCGTTGAAAGCATGAAACCATACATAGATTTAGGTGCACAAGGATTTGGTTTAGGTTCTGCTTTATATAAACCAACCATGTCTGATGATGAAATTCGTAAGTCAGCTAAAGCATTTTTTGCTACATTTAACACGCTTGTAAACGCATAA
- a CDS encoding 2-dehydro-3-deoxygalactonokinase, which yields MNKNLLSKGYLIVDWGTTNFRVFLMNKQGELVKNKELGLGLLQVKDNDFANALEGVLSQWLDNYKSLPIIMAGMVGSMQGWFNVDYVETDVDTNLLAQNSYRFELPWGAQAIIIPGVMHKLSADRFDVMRGEEVQIFGAAKLINKRLFSVVLPGTHSKHVRVVNGKITEVLSFMTGELFSVITEHTILGKGLPEQKYNPEVFLLGVKESKSAKLTNVLFAARTHRLFKNIDDSDVHSYISGLLIGHELHSLSGGHIYIVGGESLCEKYKLACSALTIAFTYVNGDECFLAGMTDLIKVLHQNEKI from the coding sequence ATGAATAAAAACTTATTATCGAAAGGTTATCTAATTGTCGATTGGGGAACAACTAACTTCCGCGTATTTTTGATGAATAAGCAGGGCGAGTTGGTAAAAAACAAAGAACTTGGCCTTGGTTTGTTACAGGTAAAAGATAATGATTTTGCCAATGCGCTTGAGGGGGTTTTATCTCAATGGTTAGACAACTATAAATCTCTTCCAATTATCATGGCCGGTATGGTCGGCTCGATGCAAGGTTGGTTTAACGTCGACTATGTGGAAACAGATGTAGATACAAACTTACTCGCTCAAAACTCATATCGATTCGAACTTCCTTGGGGAGCTCAAGCGATAATTATTCCAGGTGTTATGCATAAGTTATCTGCAGATCGCTTTGATGTTATGCGTGGTGAAGAAGTACAGATTTTTGGCGCAGCCAAATTAATCAATAAACGGTTATTCAGTGTTGTATTACCGGGTACGCATAGTAAACATGTGCGGGTAGTCAATGGCAAAATAACCGAAGTTTTATCATTTATGACAGGGGAGCTATTTTCGGTAATAACTGAACATACCATCCTAGGCAAAGGTTTACCTGAACAAAAATATAATCCAGAAGTTTTTTTACTTGGCGTAAAAGAAAGTAAATCAGCTAAATTAACCAATGTTCTTTTTGCTGCTCGAACCCACCGACTTTTTAAAAATATTGATGATAGTGATGTACATAGCTATATATCAGGACTACTAATTGGACATGAATTACATAGTCTAAGTGGTGGGCATATTTATATCGTCGGTGGCGAGAGTTTATGTGAAAAATATAAGCTTGCATGTAGCGCATTAACTATTGCTTTTACCTACGTAAATGGCGACGAGTGCTTTCTTGCAGGCATGACAGATTTAATCAAGGTGTTACATCAAAATGAAAAAATTTAA